The proteins below are encoded in one region of Stigmatopora argus isolate UIUO_Sarg chromosome 2, RoL_Sarg_1.0, whole genome shotgun sequence:
- the LOC144070734 gene encoding uncharacterized protein LOC144070734: MCKSEMLRDFLNQILSAAAEEILVVFERTVSDYEEELCRMKAENELQRQQLDSFMAPVVPGRKDASEGSLHLEQQEWTSEEEREKPPPPRIKEEEELQSMDLPLIPFVPKREEDDDQYPSEEKAEEELPSCSSFQPATTEGDDERQSECDDVDSWKCSQCPKSFPHKSNLKRHMVIHTGEKPFRCSVCAKRFSQKAHLTTHLKTHTGEKNFICPNCGKRFYRRTQLTAHARTHAENKPFSRRVRGKAFADYSPMGNYSQIYSGE, translated from the exons ATGTGCAAAAGTGAAATGCTAAGAGACTTCCTGAATCAAATTTTAAGTGCTGCCGCCGAAGAGATTTTAGTAGTTTTCGAGAGGACGGTATCGGACTACGAGGAGGAACTTTGTCGTATGAAAGCTGAAAATGAGCTACAACGTCAACAACTGGACTCTTTCATGGCTCCCGTTGTGCCAGGAAGAAAAG ACGCCAGCGAAGGAAGTCTCCATCTAGAGCAGCAAGAGTGGACTTCCGAGGAGGAACGGGAGAAACCGCCTCCTCCTCGCataaaagaggaagaggaactCCAAAGTATGGACTTGCCTTTAATTCCTTTCGTCCCGAAGCGCGAAGAAGACGACGACCAATACCCGAGCGAGGAGAAGGCAGAGGAGGAGCTTCCCAGCTGTAGCTCGTTTCAACCCGCGACGACGGAAGGCGACGACGAGCGCCAATCGGAGTGCGACGACGTGGACTCCTGGAAATGTTCTCAGtgtcccaaaagttttccccaCAAGAgcaacttaaaaaggcacatggtcatCCACACGGGAGAAAAACCCTTCCGGTGCTCCGTTTGCGCGAAAAGATTCTCCCAGAAGGCGCACTTGACCACGCACTTGAAAACGCACACTGGAGAGAAAAACTTCATCTGCCCCAATTGCGGCAAGCGATTCTACCGCAGGACGCAGTTGACGGCGCACGCCAGGACGCACGCCGAGAACAAGCCGTTTTCTCGGCGCGTGCGCGGGAAAGCTTTTGCCGACTACTCGCCGATGGGGAATTATTCTCAAATATACTCGGGAGAATAA